The following proteins are encoded in a genomic region of Leucoraja erinacea ecotype New England chromosome 23, Leri_hhj_1, whole genome shotgun sequence:
- the LOC129708358 gene encoding epsin-3-like isoform X2, translating into MATSALRRRMKNLVHNYSDAEIKVREATSNDPWGPASSLMSEIADLTFHVGAFPEIMSMLWRRLGDQGRNWRHVYKALTLLDYLLKTGSEKVAQQCKENMHTVRALVDFHFIDQDSKDQGANVRHKAGQLLALLRDEERMRQDRVHALRTKERMSQVVMRPRAGLGSAHLSPAAHSNGEDSGGSPESPVNPLSRLPWFNPDLEETRPHTSEEEELQVQLALARSRPEAENAAEGRRTSSPPDESDEDEDGSPQRGPEPSHQEFNPVEGRKEPLLLEFADVFGAPLFPTETRADSWDVQFNSGSSPGHPHGGRDVWSPSFIAHANHWGVVGPTKLLGEMIPSTKQNGSSSPDVFDVTEMRISQKDFSNGLQTPELFLDPHTSSLANLGAVLTAPSRRLNSKNPFHTPGGLSPAASANPFLDGEWGSGPMRTASGGGPPQPGGTDGRAMFGAWPPVAGFAFAPPGEAAAAKLNPFL; encoded by the exons ATGGCCACGTCGGCTCTGCGGCGGCGGATGAAGAACCTGGTCCACAACTACTCGGACGCCGAGATCAAGGTGCGGGAGGCCACGTCCAACGACCCCTGGGGTCCGGCCAGCTCGCTCATGTCCGAGATCGCCGACCTGACCTTCCACGTCGGGGCTTTCCCGGAGATTATGTCCATGTTGTGGAGGCGCCTGGGTGACCAGGGTCGCAACTGGAGACACGTCTACAAGGCGCTGACCCTGCTCGACTACCTACTCAAGACGGGCTCCGAGAAGGTGGCCCAGCAGTGCAAGGAGAACATGCACACCGTCCGGGCGCTGGTCGACTTCCACTTCATCGACCAGGACAGCAAGGACCAGGGGGCCAACGTGCGCCACAAGGCCGGCCAGCTACTCGCTCTACTCCGGGACGAGGAGCGGATGCGCCAGGACCGGGTGCACGCACTCAGAACCAAGGAGAGGATGTCCCAGGTGGTGATGAGGCCGCGGGCCGGCCTGGGCTCGGCCCATCTCAGCCCGGCCGCCCACAGCAACGGGGAGGACAGCGGGGGATCTCCCGAGAGCCCCGTTAACC CTCTCTCCCGGTTGCCGTGGTTTAACCCCGACCTGGAGGAGACCAGGCCGCACACCAGTGAGGAAGAGGAGCTCCAGGTACAGCTCGCCCTGGCAAGGAGCAGGCCCGAGGCTGAGAATGCAGCCGAG GGACGGAGAACAAGTTCACCCCCGGATGAAAGTGACGAGGATGAGGATGGAAGTCCTCAAAGAGGACCGGAGCCAAGTCACCAAGAGTTCAACCCtgtggaggggaggaaggag CCCTTGCTGCTGGAGTTTGCCGATGTCTTCGGTGCCCCGCTGTTTCCAACGGAGACCAGGGCTGATTCATGGGACGTCCAGTTCAACAGCGGCTCCAGCCCAGGTCACCCACACGGAGGCAGAGACGTTTGGTCACCCTCCTTTATAGCCCACGCTAACCACTGGGGTGTTGTTG GACCAACAAAGCTGCTGGGCGAAATGATTCCAAGCACAAAACAGAATGGCAGCAGCAGCCCTGATGTGTTCGATGTAACCGAGATGAGGATTTCCCAAAAGGATTTTTCAAATGGGCTTCAGACTCCAGAGTTATTCCTGGATCCTCACACCTCGTCGCTGGCAAACCTGGGCGCAGTGCTGACTGCACCTTCTCGCAGGCTCAACAGCAAGAATCCTTTCCACACACCAG GTGGGCTCAGTCCGGCCGCATCAGCGAACCCCTTCCTCGACGGCGAGTGGGGCAGTGGGCCGATGAGGACGGCGAGTGGTGGCGGACCTCCCCAGCCTGGCGGCACGGACGGCAGGGCGATGTTCGGAGCTTGGCCGCCGGTAGCGGGGTTCGCCTTTGCCCCACCGGGTGAAGCTGCCGCTGCAAAGCTGAACCCCTTCCTGTGA
- the LOC129708358 gene encoding epsin-3-like isoform X1, translating to MVPPAAGAALRGRGRPASLRELGLPDARRFGRQPGEAVPRRAPRVELVGVSWRGGGTLSMATSALRRRMKNLVHNYSDAEIKVREATSNDPWGPASSLMSEIADLTFHVGAFPEIMSMLWRRLGDQGRNWRHVYKALTLLDYLLKTGSEKVAQQCKENMHTVRALVDFHFIDQDSKDQGANVRHKAGQLLALLRDEERMRQDRVHALRTKERMSQVVMRPRAGLGSAHLSPAAHSNGEDSGGSPESPVNPLSRLPWFNPDLEETRPHTSEEEELQVQLALARSRPEAENAAEGRRTSSPPDESDEDEDGSPQRGPEPSHQEFNPVEGRKEPLLLEFADVFGAPLFPTETRADSWDVQFNSGSSPGHPHGGRDVWSPSFIAHANHWGVVGPTKLLGEMIPSTKQNGSSSPDVFDVTEMRISQKDFSNGLQTPELFLDPHTSSLANLGAVLTAPSRRLNSKNPFHTPGGLSPAASANPFLDGEWGSGPMRTASGGGPPQPGGTDGRAMFGAWPPVAGFAFAPPGEAAAAKLNPFL from the exons CTGGGGCTCCCCGATGCCCGGCGGTTTGGACGGCAGCCGGGCGAAGCGGTTCCACGCCGGGCTCCCAGGGTTGAACTAGTCGGCGTGAGCTGGCGGGGCGGCGGGACATTGAGTATGGCCACGTCGGCTCTGCGGCGGCGGATGAAGAACCTGGTCCACAACTACTCGGACGCCGAGATCAAGGTGCGGGAGGCCACGTCCAACGACCCCTGGGGTCCGGCCAGCTCGCTCATGTCCGAGATCGCCGACCTGACCTTCCACGTCGGGGCTTTCCCGGAGATTATGTCCATGTTGTGGAGGCGCCTGGGTGACCAGGGTCGCAACTGGAGACACGTCTACAAGGCGCTGACCCTGCTCGACTACCTACTCAAGACGGGCTCCGAGAAGGTGGCCCAGCAGTGCAAGGAGAACATGCACACCGTCCGGGCGCTGGTCGACTTCCACTTCATCGACCAGGACAGCAAGGACCAGGGGGCCAACGTGCGCCACAAGGCCGGCCAGCTACTCGCTCTACTCCGGGACGAGGAGCGGATGCGCCAGGACCGGGTGCACGCACTCAGAACCAAGGAGAGGATGTCCCAGGTGGTGATGAGGCCGCGGGCCGGCCTGGGCTCGGCCCATCTCAGCCCGGCCGCCCACAGCAACGGGGAGGACAGCGGGGGATCTCCCGAGAGCCCCGTTAACC CTCTCTCCCGGTTGCCGTGGTTTAACCCCGACCTGGAGGAGACCAGGCCGCACACCAGTGAGGAAGAGGAGCTCCAGGTACAGCTCGCCCTGGCAAGGAGCAGGCCCGAGGCTGAGAATGCAGCCGAG GGACGGAGAACAAGTTCACCCCCGGATGAAAGTGACGAGGATGAGGATGGAAGTCCTCAAAGAGGACCGGAGCCAAGTCACCAAGAGTTCAACCCtgtggaggggaggaaggag CCCTTGCTGCTGGAGTTTGCCGATGTCTTCGGTGCCCCGCTGTTTCCAACGGAGACCAGGGCTGATTCATGGGACGTCCAGTTCAACAGCGGCTCCAGCCCAGGTCACCCACACGGAGGCAGAGACGTTTGGTCACCCTCCTTTATAGCCCACGCTAACCACTGGGGTGTTGTTG GACCAACAAAGCTGCTGGGCGAAATGATTCCAAGCACAAAACAGAATGGCAGCAGCAGCCCTGATGTGTTCGATGTAACCGAGATGAGGATTTCCCAAAAGGATTTTTCAAATGGGCTTCAGACTCCAGAGTTATTCCTGGATCCTCACACCTCGTCGCTGGCAAACCTGGGCGCAGTGCTGACTGCACCTTCTCGCAGGCTCAACAGCAAGAATCCTTTCCACACACCAG GTGGGCTCAGTCCGGCCGCATCAGCGAACCCCTTCCTCGACGGCGAGTGGGGCAGTGGGCCGATGAGGACGGCGAGTGGTGGCGGACCTCCCCAGCCTGGCGGCACGGACGGCAGGGCGATGTTCGGAGCTTGGCCGCCGGTAGCGGGGTTCGCCTTTGCCCCACCGGGTGAAGCTGCCGCTGCAAAGCTGAACCCCTTCCTGTGA